A genomic window from Cucumis melo cultivar AY chromosome 8, USDA_Cmelo_AY_1.0, whole genome shotgun sequence includes:
- the LOC103486136 gene encoding aspartic proteinase nepenthesin-1, which yields MAAVSLRSFGYLQLLLLIVFITTLFINTLAFSSSLSTRALQKPNKLPSHGFRVRLKHVDHVKNLTRFERLRRGVARGKNRLHRLNAMVLAAANASVGDQVKAPVVAGNGEFLMKLAIGSPPRSFSAIMDTGSDLIWTQCKPCQQCFDQATPIFDPKQSSSFSKISCRSELCGALPTSTCSSDGCEYLYTYGDSSSTQGVLAFETFTFGDSTEDQISIPGLGFGCGNDNNGDGFSQGAGLVGLGRGPLSLVSQLKEQKFAYCLTAIDDSKPSSLLLGSLANITPKTSKDEMKATPLIKNPSQPSFYYLSLQGISVGGTQLSIPKSTFELHDDGSGGVIIDSGTTITYIESTAFSSLKNEFIAQMNLPVDDSGTGGLDLCFNLPAGTTQVEVPKLTFHFKGADLELPGENYMIGDSKTGLLCLAIGSSRGMSIFGNLQQQNFMVVHDLQEETLSFLPTQCDSI from the exons ATGGCGGCTGTCTCGTTACGTTCATTTGGATATCTGCAGCTTCTTTTGCTTATTGTATTCATTACAACATTATTTATTAATACATTGGCTTTCAGTTCATCTCTATCAACGCGAGCTCTGCAAAAACCAAATAAGTTGCCTAGTCATGGCTTCAGGGTGAGGCTTAAACATGTAGACCATGTGAAGAATTTGACGAGATTCGAGCGGTTGCGGCGTGGGGTGGCTCGAGGGAAAAATAGACTGCATAGACTAAATGCCATGGTGTTGGCCGCTGCCAATGCTTCGGTTGGAGACCAAGTGAAGGCACCAGTGGTTGCAGGTAATGGTGAGTTTCTTATGAAGTTGGCCATCGGAAGTCCGCCTAGAAGTTTCTCGGCGATCATGGATACAGGCAGCGATCTGATTTGGACACAATGCAAGCCTTGTCAACAGTGCTTCGATCAAGCAACACCTATTTTTGATCCCAaacaatcttcttctttctctaaGATTTCTTGCCGGAGCGAGCTCTGTGGAGCTCTCCCAACGTCAACATGCAGTAGCGACGGGTGCGAGTATTTGTACACATATGGAGATTCTTCCTCCACCCAAGGTGTTTTGGCTTTTGAGACCTTCACCTTTGGAGATTCAACTGAAGATCAG ATCTCGATCCCTGGACTCGGGTTTGGATGCGGAAACGATAACAATGGAGATGGGTTCAGCCAAGGCGCAGGGCTAGTGGGGCTTGGACGAGGACCCTTATCATTGGTTTCTCAACTAAAAGAACAAAAGTTTGCTTACTGTTTAACAGCCATTGATGATTCAAAACCAAGCTCACTTTTGTTAGGGTCTCTAGCAAACATAACACCTAAAACATCCAAGGATGAAATGAAAGCAACCCCATTGATCAAAAACCCTTCTCAACCATCTTTTTACTATCTTTCTCTCCAAGGAATCTCAGTTGGTGGAACTCAGTTATCAATACCAAAGTCCACTTTTGAGCTCCATGATGATGGGAGTGGAGGAGTAATCATAGACTCAGGCACAACAATCACTTACATTGAGAGCACAGCTTTCTCTTCACTCAAAAATGAGTTCATTGCTCAAATGAATCTTCCCGTTGACGATTCTGGTACTGGTGGTCTTGACCTCTGCTTTAACCTACCAGCAGGGACAACTCAG GTGGAGGTTCCGAAGTTGACGTTTCATTTCAAGGGCGCGGATTTGGAGCTGCCTGGGGAGAATTACATGATTGGGGATTCAAAGACGGGATTGCTATGCTTGGCCATTGGGAGTTCTAGAGGAATGTCCATCTTTGGAAATCTACAGCAACAAAATTTCATGGTTGTTCACGATCTTCAAGAAGAAACCCTATCTTTTTTGCCAACTCAATGTGATAGTATATAA